One region of Pseudoalteromonas galatheae genomic DNA includes:
- a CDS encoding uroporphyrinogen-III C-methyltransferase: protein MKVVLTRPVGKSEPLSELLTQQQISSVICPVLQLNEVAVSDTAKAMINEAELAIFVSPDAVRYFHQLEVPLAGHCAAFAVGEGTADAIQQTLNIKAKYPKQPDSEGLLALPQLSSVEGKRVLLVKGKGGRPVIAQTLKARGAILDSLVVYERVAVKDNADGWLDHWRSQQIEGIVITSNSAADAIFNTQSSASKDWLAQRTFFVVSQRIAEHVQQSYNIEQSQIVVCHGPDNRAIAGSIIDYTKQQGRKMTQSESQTKNTNTQQAVKAAEQTVTPHHAKAGVSKVALLALLVALGSGAGAGYVYLQQQQQLQQALLANQAINAENQLLNTQLSGAKSQLQRVENVLDSLQDNVAKRLAEQQQHVETQLTQTLAKAQQQVSGAVASEALYLQRLAAFKVAAEQDYLGAIAILQRLQESLESESNTATVKQAIAKDIAALKALPKPQTESLYFELHGLLSQVDTLTIKTKQIPQKTASEDAALSQQVDDWQANLKRSWQGLVDDFITIRHHDEVVIDPLLDKNEQLLIRTQLRAYLTQAQTALVDQQASIYFSALDSAADTLARYFDTQQAPVSAMLQALNKLSRSEVQRQESIELATPAAVKGWLK, encoded by the coding sequence ATGAAAGTTGTGCTAACTCGACCCGTTGGCAAATCAGAACCTTTATCTGAGTTACTGACACAGCAGCAAATTAGTTCAGTAATTTGCCCAGTATTGCAGCTTAACGAAGTGGCGGTGAGTGACACTGCCAAAGCAATGATAAACGAAGCCGAGTTAGCTATTTTTGTCTCGCCGGATGCGGTGCGATACTTTCACCAATTAGAAGTACCATTAGCCGGGCATTGTGCAGCTTTTGCTGTTGGCGAAGGCACGGCCGATGCTATCCAGCAGACCCTAAATATCAAGGCTAAATACCCTAAACAACCTGATTCCGAAGGCTTGCTTGCACTCCCGCAGCTGTCCTCTGTTGAGGGCAAGCGTGTATTGTTGGTCAAAGGGAAAGGCGGGCGTCCCGTTATTGCGCAAACTTTAAAAGCGCGGGGGGCCATCCTTGACAGTTTGGTGGTTTATGAACGTGTTGCCGTAAAAGACAATGCAGATGGCTGGTTAGACCACTGGCGAAGCCAGCAGATTGAAGGTATAGTCATTACCAGTAATAGTGCAGCGGATGCGATTTTTAATACGCAGTCGTCAGCAAGTAAAGATTGGTTGGCTCAGCGCACTTTCTTTGTTGTGAGTCAACGTATTGCTGAGCATGTACAGCAATCCTATAACATCGAACAGTCTCAAATTGTGGTATGTCATGGCCCTGATAATCGTGCCATCGCAGGGAGTATCATCGACTATACCAAGCAGCAAGGGCGCAAAATGACTCAGTCTGAATCGCAAACAAAGAATACAAATACTCAGCAAGCTGTAAAAGCAGCAGAGCAAACAGTAACGCCACATCACGCTAAGGCTGGTGTGAGTAAGGTTGCGCTCCTTGCATTATTAGTGGCGCTTGGCAGTGGTGCTGGTGCTGGCTATGTCTATTTGCAACAGCAACAACAGTTGCAACAAGCGTTGCTAGCTAACCAAGCGATTAACGCTGAAAATCAGCTATTAAACACCCAGCTGAGTGGCGCTAAATCGCAACTTCAGCGAGTAGAAAATGTGCTGGATTCGCTACAAGACAATGTCGCAAAGCGATTGGCTGAGCAGCAACAGCATGTGGAAACTCAGCTAACGCAGACGCTTGCCAAGGCGCAACAGCAAGTAAGCGGTGCCGTGGCCTCTGAGGCCTTGTATTTACAGCGCCTTGCTGCATTTAAGGTTGCGGCAGAGCAAGATTATCTCGGCGCAATCGCTATTCTGCAGCGCTTGCAAGAGAGCCTAGAGTCTGAGTCAAACACGGCTACTGTTAAGCAGGCGATTGCTAAAGATATTGCGGCTTTGAAGGCCTTGCCTAAGCCACAAACTGAGTCACTTTATTTTGAACTTCATGGTTTATTGTCTCAAGTTGATACGCTAACGATAAAAACCAAACAAATTCCGCAAAAGACTGCGAGTGAAGATGCTGCGCTATCGCAACAGGTTGATGATTGGCAAGCGAACTTAAAGCGCTCTTGGCAGGGGTTGGTTGATGACTTTATTACCATACGTCACCATGATGAAGTGGTGATAGATCCACTGCTAGATAAAAACGAGCAGCTGCTTATACGCACGCAACTGCGTGCTTATTTAACCCAAGCACAAACCGCATTAGTAGATCAGCAAGCAAGCATTTACTTCAGTGCGCTTGATAGTGCAGCCGACACGTTGGCACGTTACTTTGATACGCAACAAGCGCCTGTGAGCGCGATGCTGCAGGCTTTAAACAAGCTGAGCCGCAGTGAAGTTCAGCGCCAAGAGTCGATTGAACTTGCCACCCCAGCAGCAGTAAAAGGGTGGCTAAAATGA
- the add gene encoding adenosine deaminase, which translates to MINNTLPLLDLHRHLDGNVRATTILELGQQFNMDLPATDLEGLRPHVQVLDNAPNLMAFLEKLDWGVKVLGDYDACRRIAIENVADAVAQGIDYTELRFSPYYMAKTHNLHPQGVVEAVVDGVQSAVKGQDIQVNLIGIMSRTFGVEKCQYELDALLAFKEQLVAIDLAGDELGFPGELFIEHYKQVRDAYLGVTVHAGEAEGAVSIWQAIKELGATRIGHGVKAIHDPALMDYLRDNRIGIESCLTSNIQTSTVESLTTHPLKAFLDHGVLATINTDDPAVQGIELDNEYSHAAAAAGLDLSDIHKAQRNAVEIAFLSEADKKALLAKKA; encoded by the coding sequence ATGATCAATAACACACTTCCACTATTAGATTTACATCGCCACTTAGATGGTAACGTTCGTGCTACAACGATTTTAGAACTTGGCCAGCAGTTTAATATGGATTTACCTGCAACGGATCTTGAAGGTCTACGCCCGCATGTTCAAGTGTTGGACAATGCACCCAACCTAATGGCGTTTCTTGAAAAGCTAGATTGGGGCGTAAAGGTACTGGGTGACTACGATGCTTGTCGTCGTATTGCGATTGAAAATGTTGCTGACGCAGTTGCGCAGGGTATTGATTACACTGAGCTAAGGTTTAGCCCTTACTACATGGCAAAAACCCATAATCTACACCCGCAGGGCGTTGTTGAAGCCGTAGTCGACGGTGTACAAAGTGCAGTCAAGGGTCAAGACATTCAGGTTAACCTGATCGGGATTATGTCACGCACATTTGGTGTTGAGAAATGCCAATATGAGCTAGATGCGCTACTTGCCTTTAAGGAGCAGTTAGTTGCGATTGACCTCGCGGGTGACGAGCTGGGCTTCCCGGGCGAGCTGTTTATTGAACATTATAAGCAGGTTCGCGATGCTTACCTTGGTGTGACGGTACATGCTGGCGAAGCTGAGGGCGCGGTAAGCATCTGGCAAGCCATTAAAGAGCTTGGTGCAACACGTATTGGTCACGGAGTTAAAGCAATCCATGACCCGGCTTTAATGGACTATTTACGTGATAATCGTATCGGGATCGAGTCTTGTTTAACCAGTAACATCCAAACAAGCACCGTCGAAAGTTTAACTACGCATCCATTGAAAGCATTTTTAGATCATGGCGTATTGGCAACCATCAATACCGATGATCCTGCGGTTCAAGGTATTGAGCTAGATAACGAGTATAGCCATGCAGCTGCGGCGGCAGGTCTAGACTTGAGTGATATCCATAAAGCGCAGCGCAATGCAGTTGAGATTGCTTTTTTAAGTGAGGCCGATAAAAAAGCCTTACTTGCAAAGAAAGCCTAA
- a CDS encoding DUF2914 domain-containing protein, translating to MSQKIVIKTSVSKQPSKPSAVTYQWHWKRIFMATAAFAGIATAGIYGVVDNVNADEDDVQVAVPMHATNTKTDTSLNDSPASVDSNEEREGEQLSADTSPDTVLTTPELTPTGAATTSIEVAQVIALDQEQQQASEETETETETETETETETETETETETETETRAEAKNQFDAEARIASVALGAKIDTQFISRAVLTTMIDDREPTNVLKDVIATTQFSDKLYFFTEVHALKDQVVSHLWFHQDELMAEVELPIQAARYRTYSSKNVMPSQTGDWRVEVVTQSGQLLAQKTFRIVDNSQQ from the coding sequence CGGTGACCTATCAATGGCACTGGAAACGCATTTTTATGGCAACGGCAGCGTTTGCTGGCATTGCAACCGCGGGGATTTATGGTGTCGTGGATAACGTTAACGCAGATGAAGACGATGTCCAAGTGGCAGTACCTATGCATGCCACCAATACGAAAACCGATACTTCGCTGAATGACTCTCCTGCATCAGTAGACTCTAATGAAGAGCGTGAGGGCGAGCAGCTAAGTGCGGATACCTCACCTGATACCGTTTTAACGACGCCCGAGCTCACCCCTACTGGTGCCGCGACGACCTCAATAGAGGTCGCTCAAGTCATTGCACTAGACCAAGAACAGCAACAAGCTTCTGAAGAAACAGAAACAGAAACAGAAACAGAAACAGAAACAGAAACAGAAACAGAAACAGAAACAGAAACAGAAACAGAAACAGAAACAAGGGCTGAAGCTAAAAATCAATTTGATGCTGAAGCGCGCATAGCCAGTGTCGCGCTAGGGGCAAAAATCGACACGCAATTTATCAGCCGCGCTGTACTCACTACTATGATTGATGACCGCGAACCAACGAACGTGTTGAAAGATGTGATCGCGACCACTCAGTTTAGTGACAAGCTTTACTTTTTCACCGAAGTACACGCGCTTAAAGATCAAGTAGTGTCGCACCTGTGGTTTCATCAAGACGAGTTGATGGCAGAAGTGGAGCTGCCGATCCAAGCCGCGCGCTATCGTACTTATTCAAGTAAGAACGTCATGCCGAGTCAGACCGGGGATTGGCGTGTTGAGGTGGTGACGCAGTCAGGACAACTGCTTGCCCAAAAGACGTTCCGCATTGTGGATAATAGTCAGCAATAA
- the ubiD gene encoding 4-hydroxy-3-polyprenylbenzoate decarboxylase: protein MKYQDLRDFITQLEKQGELVRVKQPISTKLEMTEIADRTLRAGGPAILFENPVGYDIPVLANLFGTPKRVAMGMGQSDVSELREVGKLLAFLKEPDPPKGIKEAIGQLPVFKQVLNMPAKEVKKAPCQEIVLSGDEVDLTTLPIQHCWPGDAAPLITWGLTVTKGPYKKRQNLGIYRQQLLGKNKIIMRWLSHRGGALDFQEWCKEHPGEPYPVSVALGADPATILGAVTPVPDTLSEYAFAGLLRGSKTQVVKSISNELQVPASAEIVLEGYIQPGELAPEGPYGDHTGYYNEVDDFPVMTVTHITHRKDPIYHSTYTGRPPDEPAILGVALNEVFVPILQKQFPEIVDFYLPPEGCSYRMAVVTMKKQYPGHAKRVMMGVWSFLRQFMYTKFVIVCDDDVNARDWNDVIWAITTRMDPARDTTVVESTPIDYLDFASPVSGLGSKMGMDATNKWPGETDREWGEPIVMDPEVKQRVDEIWDTLGITIK from the coding sequence ATGAAATACCAAGACTTACGAGATTTTATAACCCAGCTTGAAAAGCAAGGAGAACTTGTTCGTGTCAAGCAGCCCATTTCCACCAAACTAGAAATGACAGAAATTGCAGACCGAACGCTGCGAGCAGGTGGACCCGCTATCCTATTTGAAAACCCTGTAGGTTATGACATTCCAGTACTGGCTAACCTATTTGGCACACCAAAGCGCGTTGCAATGGGGATGGGACAAAGCGATGTCAGTGAACTAAGAGAAGTCGGCAAGTTACTCGCTTTTTTAAAAGAACCCGATCCACCGAAGGGAATTAAAGAAGCCATTGGCCAACTACCGGTATTCAAACAAGTGTTGAATATGCCTGCCAAAGAAGTGAAAAAAGCCCCATGCCAAGAAATCGTATTGAGCGGCGATGAGGTCGATCTCACTACACTACCTATTCAACATTGCTGGCCTGGTGATGCCGCACCTTTAATCACATGGGGGCTGACGGTAACCAAAGGTCCTTATAAAAAGCGTCAGAACCTAGGGATTTATCGTCAGCAGTTGTTAGGTAAAAACAAAATTATTATGCGCTGGTTATCACATCGCGGCGGCGCGCTTGATTTTCAGGAGTGGTGCAAAGAGCATCCGGGCGAACCGTATCCGGTATCTGTTGCACTTGGCGCTGATCCGGCGACGATTTTAGGTGCGGTAACTCCGGTTCCAGATACCTTGAGCGAATACGCATTTGCAGGTCTACTACGTGGTAGTAAGACGCAGGTCGTTAAATCTATCTCGAATGAACTTCAAGTACCAGCGAGTGCCGAAATCGTCTTAGAAGGATATATTCAACCGGGCGAGCTCGCGCCAGAAGGTCCATATGGCGATCATACCGGCTACTACAATGAAGTTGACGACTTTCCTGTGATGACAGTCACCCATATTACCCATCGCAAGGATCCAATTTATCACAGCACCTATACGGGCCGTCCGCCTGATGAGCCAGCTATTCTTGGTGTTGCCCTCAACGAAGTATTCGTGCCGATTTTACAAAAGCAATTTCCAGAAATCGTCGATTTTTACCTTCCACCAGAAGGCTGCTCATACCGCATGGCGGTCGTCACCATGAAAAAGCAGTATCCGGGGCATGCTAAACGCGTGATGATGGGCGTATGGTCTTTCCTTAGACAATTTATGTACACCAAGTTTGTCATTGTTTGTGATGATGATGTGAATGCTCGCGATTGGAATGATGTGATTTGGGCGATAACGACACGTATGGATCCTGCGAGAGACACCACCGTAGTTGAAAGCACGCCTATCGATTACCTCGATTTTGCTTCCCCTGTATCCGGCCTTGGTTCTAAAATGGGTATGGACGCAACCAACAAATGGCCGGGTGAGACCGACCGTGAATGGGGCGAGCCTATCGTTATGGATCCCGAGGTTAAACAACGCGTTGACGAAATTTGGGATACCCTAGGGATCACCATCAAATGA
- the fre gene encoding NAD(P)H-flavin reductase, whose protein sequence is MQVLAAEVVSITPLTEFVHKVILKPEEAVQFEAGQYLQLVLGEKDKRAFSIASSPSKTEQLELHIGASGADSYAMQSLDHLRNAFDTKQTVALEVGLGVSQIRVDQARPLVLLAGGTGFSYVKSMADHLAETGYDQPVLFYWGVKEESALYAKAEMETWAASNKHFQFIPVVENASETWKGHRGFVHQAVMKDIVSLEPYSIYMAGRFDMIGIVRDDFINHGAERDFMYADAFAFIK, encoded by the coding sequence ATGCAAGTATTAGCAGCAGAGGTTGTCTCAATTACACCTCTTACGGAATTTGTTCACAAAGTTATATTAAAACCTGAAGAAGCGGTGCAATTCGAAGCCGGCCAGTATCTGCAATTGGTACTTGGTGAAAAAGACAAACGTGCTTTCTCGATTGCCAGCAGCCCTTCAAAAACAGAGCAGTTAGAGCTACATATCGGTGCTTCTGGCGCTGACTCTTATGCCATGCAATCACTAGATCACCTACGTAACGCTTTTGATACAAAGCAAACCGTTGCATTAGAAGTTGGTCTTGGCGTATCTCAGATCCGTGTTGATCAAGCGCGTCCACTAGTTCTACTTGCCGGCGGCACTGGATTTTCTTATGTCAAATCTATGGCCGATCACTTGGCTGAAACGGGTTACGATCAACCAGTATTATTTTACTGGGGTGTAAAAGAAGAATCTGCGCTGTATGCAAAAGCGGAGATGGAAACTTGGGCCGCCTCAAATAAACACTTCCAGTTTATTCCTGTAGTAGAAAATGCCAGTGAAACATGGAAAGGTCACCGCGGTTTCGTTCATCAGGCTGTGATGAAAGATATCGTTTCTTTAGAGCCGTACAGTATTTATATGGCTGGTCGCTTTGACATGATTGGCATCGTGCGTGATGACTTTATCAATCATGGTGCTGAGCGCGACTTTATGTACGCCGATGCCTTTGCGTTTATTAAGTAA
- the hemC gene encoding hydroxymethylbilane synthase, translated as MTEQVSILRIATRKSALALWQAEFVKAELEKHHTNLKVELVPMSTKGDKILDTPLAKIGGKGLFVKELEQAMLEGRADIAVHSMKDVPVDFPEGLELHTICEREDPRDAFVSNTYTSLVELPEGAVVGTSSLRRQCQIRAARPDLVIKDLRGNVNTRLAKLDAGEFDAIILAAAGLIRLEMADRIASYIEPEESLPANGQGAVGIECRSDDAQTKAFLAPLEHTDTRIRVLAERAMNRRLEGGCQVPIGAYAEVSGDQVHLRGLVGAVDGSEILRGECSGTVAEAEQLGIQLAESLLAQGADKILAEVYRDA; from the coding sequence ATGACAGAACAAGTTTCCATATTACGTATTGCAACGCGCAAAAGTGCTTTGGCGCTATGGCAAGCCGAATTTGTGAAGGCAGAGCTTGAAAAACACCATACGAATCTAAAAGTAGAGCTCGTGCCGATGTCGACGAAAGGCGACAAAATCTTAGATACGCCATTGGCAAAAATTGGTGGTAAAGGGTTGTTCGTCAAAGAGCTTGAGCAGGCCATGTTAGAAGGGCGCGCAGATATTGCGGTGCATTCAATGAAAGATGTACCGGTTGATTTCCCTGAGGGACTCGAGCTGCATACTATTTGTGAACGTGAAGACCCAAGAGACGCGTTTGTGTCTAATACTTATACCTCACTTGTAGAGTTGCCAGAGGGCGCTGTAGTTGGCACCTCAAGCCTACGTCGCCAATGTCAAATTCGAGCAGCTCGTCCGGACTTAGTTATTAAGGATTTACGTGGTAACGTGAATACTCGCCTAGCTAAGCTCGATGCGGGTGAATTTGATGCTATTATTTTGGCCGCGGCGGGACTTATCCGTCTAGAAATGGCTGATAGAATCGCAAGTTATATTGAGCCTGAAGAATCATTACCGGCCAATGGCCAAGGCGCTGTCGGCATTGAATGTCGTAGCGATGATGCTCAAACTAAAGCATTCCTCGCACCACTGGAGCACACTGATACACGCATTCGTGTACTTGCCGAGCGAGCAATGAACCGCCGTTTGGAAGGAGGATGTCAGGTTCCAATCGGTGCTTACGCAGAAGTCTCGGGCGATCAGGTGCACTTGCGCGGCTTAGTGGGGGCTGTCGATGGCAGTGAAATCTTGCGCGGCGAATGCTCAGGTACGGTTGCAGAGGCTGAGCAACTTGGAATTCAATTGGCAGAATCTTTACTTGCGCAAGGTGCAGATAAAATTCTTGCTGAGGTTTATAGGGACGCTTAA
- a CDS encoding CBS domain-containing protein, translating into MMSKLYVRDIMSPDFPTLTANTELTDAISLLQKHHLIGAPVVDAKRHLVGFISEQQLLKPLLNSSYFCDGKVQLRDLLATPALSIAAATTVVDLAQRMQQNSPKVFPVINEGKVIGIVTRSQVVAALKESYLSCAG; encoded by the coding sequence ATGATGAGTAAACTCTATGTTCGTGACATTATGTCACCCGATTTTCCAACACTAACCGCTAACACTGAACTCACTGATGCTATTAGTTTGCTGCAAAAGCATCATTTAATTGGTGCGCCAGTGGTAGATGCAAAGCGTCATCTTGTTGGATTTATTTCAGAGCAGCAGCTGCTCAAGCCTTTGCTTAATTCCAGCTACTTTTGTGATGGTAAAGTACAGCTGAGAGATTTACTGGCAACGCCTGCCCTCAGTATCGCAGCAGCAACAACCGTTGTCGACCTCGCACAGAGAATGCAGCAAAATAGTCCTAAGGTTTTTCCCGTCATAAACGAAGGTAAAGTCATAGGAATTGTGACACGCAGCCAAGTCGTTGCGGCGCTAAAAGAGAGTTATCTTAGCTGTGCTGGATAA
- a CDS encoding heme biosynthesis HemY N-terminal domain-containing protein, whose translation MMAKIITFALIFIALAASHLLIDEKGYVLISFNQTTIEGSIVSFTILLLLAITALVLLAKIVRWSWHRLVNTKGHFSRKRKLKAQQAWNESLWLFINGEVEQAATLLTKTPQPDERQDYVRAIAAKAALKQGDVVKANTELEAISDDNQGQLAALWLEANNSEQALALLDDKMSAAKPTSAVLSGYILACLQAKQPEQATAQIAKWHKKLNWSDTQWQSVFERMFVIAPEQADTLFNTLPKAVKAHAIPALNKVKLQQGRITEVLGELKKLLKQGQYHQLSDYLQHSTQSSNELKLALQQQLKKHPEDKELLFALACLCNAEGDYELAAKIFDSLSANPWEARWSKQAQLAYEKIHTYEKAYLIAKS comes from the coding sequence ATGATGGCAAAAATCATCACCTTCGCGCTTATTTTTATCGCGCTAGCCGCCAGTCATTTACTCATAGATGAGAAAGGCTATGTGTTGATCTCTTTCAATCAAACCACGATTGAAGGCAGCATAGTGTCTTTCACTATCTTGTTATTACTCGCCATCACCGCTTTGGTGTTGTTGGCTAAGATAGTGCGTTGGTCGTGGCATCGTCTAGTCAATACGAAAGGCCACTTTTCCAGAAAGCGTAAGCTAAAAGCGCAACAAGCATGGAACGAAAGTTTGTGGCTATTTATTAACGGCGAAGTGGAGCAGGCTGCAACCTTGTTGACGAAAACTCCGCAGCCGGATGAACGCCAAGACTATGTGCGTGCCATCGCAGCCAAAGCGGCGTTAAAGCAAGGAGATGTTGTCAAAGCGAATACGGAGCTAGAAGCAATATCGGATGACAACCAAGGGCAACTCGCGGCGTTGTGGTTGGAAGCAAATAATAGTGAACAGGCATTGGCTTTACTTGATGACAAAATGTCTGCAGCTAAACCAACTTCAGCGGTGCTTAGCGGTTACATTTTAGCTTGCCTACAGGCTAAACAACCCGAGCAGGCTACAGCACAAATCGCGAAGTGGCACAAAAAGCTTAACTGGAGTGATACGCAGTGGCAGAGTGTGTTCGAGCGCATGTTTGTGATAGCCCCAGAGCAAGCAGATACTTTGTTTAATACGCTACCTAAGGCAGTAAAAGCGCATGCAATACCAGCTCTTAATAAGGTGAAGCTGCAACAGGGGCGCATAACTGAAGTGTTAGGTGAGCTCAAGAAGCTGCTCAAACAAGGTCAATATCATCAGTTATCGGATTACTTGCAACACAGTACGCAAAGTAGTAATGAGCTTAAGTTAGCACTGCAGCAGCAATTGAAAAAACATCCAGAGGACAAGGAGCTGCTGTTTGCATTGGCTTGCCTTTGCAATGCTGAGGGGGATTATGAGCTTGCTGCGAAGATCTTTGACTCCTTAAGCGCAAACCCTTGGGAAGCGCGCTGGAGTAAGCAAGCTCAGCTCGCCTACGAAAAAATACATACCTACGAGAAAGCGTATTTAATCGCAAAGTCGTAA